A region of Leishmania mexicana MHOM/GT/2001/U1103 complete genome, chromosome 8 DNA encodes the following proteins:
- a CDS encoding putative U-box domain protein: MARIGELDAYIQSGAAVDDATLDQWIQMSDISNANGFYMGDAAVVSEAVRRVSRVVVAQYLNNADVKAVPLRRKTKFCLLLNNFSLYKPVRSVVFECLEDMTSIFEKSIKDEGTMPFDSELGRMSEHVLVLLMRVMDYKLKAAAVHEFAEHNTQFAIQLLLAILLKEPPYEFELRCNCISGLLGFTQPQAFFGAGEMIEEHSCNKFTEKVDFMLNLMLRLQAIQVVSDVLGDAIASSDTVPLLTQNAVNNTMQTIMNIFKFSSKESTQWRQHILLSTTLLDGTVMMYVQSLASNLHETMTARAPRVAGHLLHSLSLSFLFGAFAAYHMEEASQELRIFCTFFHDLFQLSIRPIVADARVSGQMMVMYINLLHFMCNVDAMAEKPSYPMDGLLPELSSAALQATVEAFLKKEVGGCGLPFTEAWYRQFRRVTADTLIAQDSTTFQWIDSCFLAMISQLTTQQVPVAAPAAPAGGARLLSEIPPLRPKRTNKISIDKAAAPIRHKVNPSTKQDNVEGVDADLLCALTGAVMKNPVSSPYGQTYEKEAIMNWLEQNGSVCPITGRPLTAAQLSPNTAVATKIMQQIVRQTMATQLVAEDDMYKF; the protein is encoded by the coding sequence ATGGCGAGGATTGGTGAACTGGACGCCTACATCCagagcggtgctgcggtcGACGATGCCACGCTTGATCAATGGATTCAAATGAGTGACATCTCAAATGCAAACGGGTTCTACATGggcgatgccgccgtcgtcagcGAGGCTGTGCGCCGCGTCTCTCGCGTCGTCGTGGCGCAGTACTTGAACAACGCTGATGTAAaggccgtgccgctgcgccgcaagACGAAGTTCTGCTTGCTGCTGAACAACTTCTCCCTCTACAAGCCGGTGCGGTCGGTGGTGTTTGAGTGCTTGGAGGACATGACGAGTATCTTCGAGAAGTCCATCAAAGACGAGGGTACGATGCCGTTTGACTCAGAGCTAGGCCGCATGTCGGAGCACGTGCTagtgctgctgatgcgcgtGATGGACTACAAACTGAAGGCTGCGGCCGTACACGAGTTTGCAGAGCACAACACGCAGTTTGCGATTCAGCTACTGCTGGCTATCTTACTGAAGGAGCCTCCGTACGAGTTCGAGCTGCGGTGCAACTGCATTAGCGGCCTACTAGGCTTCACCCAGCCGCAGGCTTTCTTCGGGGCTGGGGAGATGATCGAGGAGCACAGCTGCAACAAGTTCACGGAAAAGGTGGACTTTATGCTGAACCTGATGCTGCGTCTGCAGGCGATCCAGGTCGTGAGCGACGTGCTCGGCGACGCCATTGCAAGCTCGGACACGGTACCGCTGTTGACCCAGAACGCCGTGAACAACACGATGCAGACCATCATGAACATCTTCAAGTTCTCCTCGAAGGAGTCGACACAGTGGCGTCAGCACATCCTTCTCTCCACGACGTTACTCGACGGGACGGTGATGATGTATGTGCAGTCGCTGGCCTCAAATCTGCATGAGACGATGACCGCCCGGGCGCCGCGCGTCGCTGGCCACTTGTTGCACTCCCTCAGCCTATCTTTCCTCTTCGGCGCCTTCGCAGCGTACCacatggaggaggcgagccAGGAGTTGCGCATCTTCTGCACCTTTTTCCACGATCTCTTCCAACTGTCGATCCGCCCCATCGTGGcggatgcgcgtgtgtcgggACAAATGATGGTTATGTACATCAACCTCCTCCACTTCATGTGCAACGTCGATGCCATGGCCGAAAAGCCCAGCTATCCGATGGACGGCCTGCTGCCCGAGTTgtcgagcgcggcgttgCAAGCGACCGTTGAGGCTTTCCTGAAGAAGGAGGTGGGCGGCTGTGGGCTGCCTTTCACGGAGGCGTGGTATCGACAGTTCCGTCGTGTCACGGCTGACACCCTCATTGCACAGGATTCGACCACGTTTCAGTGGATCGACAGCTGCTTCCTTGCCATGATATCACAACTGACCACACAGCAGGTGCCGGTGGCCGCACCGGCTGCTCCGGCTGGTGGCGCGCGTCTGCTGAGCGAGATACCGCCGCTGAGGCCGAAGAGGACGAACAAGATCTCTATCGACAAGGCGGCCGCGCCGATCCGGCACAAGGTGAATCCGAGTACGAAGCAGGACAATGTCGAGGGCGTGGATGCCGACCTGCTGTGCGCGCTGACTGGCGCCGTCATGAAGAACCCTGTCTCCTCGCCGTACGGGCAGACATACGAAAAGGAGGCCATCATGAACTGGCTGGAGCAGAACGGCTCCGTCTGCCCCATCACCGGACGTCCTTTGACGGCCGCCCAACTGAGCCCAAACACGGCTGTGGCGACGAAGATCATGCAGCAGATAGTGCGTCAGACCATGGCAACGCAACTGGTGGCCGAGGACGACATGTACAAATTCTGA
- a CDS encoding putative glucose regulated protein 94 — protein sequence MANSSLLRVVLVALLLLGSVTVSAGDGRGTPIAFQAEVSKMLDILVNSLYTNRAVFLRELISNGSDALDKIRVLYLTSPKEPLTKDGEAPTMDLRISFDKEKSELILRDGGVGMTKEELAKHLGSLGTSGTKHFLEKLQEGVGAVGGDQNNLIGQFGVGFYSVFLVGDRVRVASKSDDSDEQYVWESKGDGQYFLYPDPRGNTLGRGTEITIELKPDAEQFLSAETIKKTIHQYSEFINFPIYVQEEVEVASTAATPEPAAEEGSLDEDAVEEDPGREGDTLGVVKEKRWTLVNENRPIWTRPIGNVTEEEYHKFYKAFSGDYRDPLYFNHFKVEGEVDFDSILFVPTTVDPASFSDDNAVPNTNIKLYVRRVFITDEFRDLLPRYLNFVKGIVDSNDLPLNVSREVLQESRILRVIKKKLVRKTLSMFADIAAQDEAIANGKQVENPAPSGHTHLKKPAYNKFWELYGKHLRLGVMLDSNNRNRLTKLFRYKSSRNESEYISLQTYVDRMKKGQKGIYYLSGDSVVRIKKSPVLEDAVNHDVEVIFMTDAIDEYVVSQLTDFAGKKLINLAKEGVQLEESDARQRVVDRKRKEKYDSFFTHLRTLFGYSEVRKVVLTKRMTNEAFIVSSGENQITARLASIMRGQSMSLANQQMTAERVLEVNYRHPLVDEMFKRFTVNEDDEVATDIAWVLYDTANLQAEFPVADVAAYSKRINRLLRSSVDLSADDSLLPPDDAEYTVSNTETEEEEEQPKVSANADEEAETGGEDDL from the coding sequence ATGGCGAACTCAAGCTTGCTCCGCGTGGTGCTcgtggcactgctgctgctcggctcCGTCACGGTGTCCGCTGGTGATGGCCGTGGCACCCCCATCGCCTTCCAGGCCGAGGTGTCGAAGATGCTGGACATCCTTGTCAATTCCCTTTACACCAACCGTGCTGTTTTCTTGCGCGAGCTGATATcgaacggcagcgacgcgcttGATAAGATTCGTGTCCTCTACCTCACCTCTCCCAAGGAGCCGCTCACGAAGGATGGCGAGGCCCCGACGATGGACCTCCGCATCTCCTTCGacaaggagaagagcgagctCATTCTTCGCGACGGTGGTGTTGGCATGACGAAGGAGGAACTGGCAAAACATCTCGGCTCCCTCGGCACCTCCGGCACCAAGCACTTTCTCgagaagctgcaggaggGTGTCGGTGCTGTTGGCGGTGACCAAAACAACCTGATTGGCCAGTTTGGCGTCGGCTTCTACTCTGTCTTCCTCGTCGGCGaccgcgtgcgcgtcgcgTCCAAGagtgacgacagcgacgagcaGTATGTCTGGGAGTCTAAGGGGGACGGACAGTACTTCCTCTACCCCGACCCGCGCGGCAACACGCTCGGTCGCGGCACTGAGATCACCATCGAGCTAAAGCCGGACGCTGAGCAGTTCCTGTCTGCTGAGACGATAAAAAAGACGATTCACCAGTACAGCGAGTTCATCAACTTCCCCATCTACGtccaggaggaggtggaggtggcgagcacggcagcgacgccggagccggccgcggaggaggggagccTCGACGAGGAtgccgtggaggaggacccgggcagggagggggacacgCTGGGCGTTGTAAAGGAGAAGCGCTGGACTCTGGTGAACGAGAACCGTCCGATCTGGACCCGCCCGATTGGCAacgtgacggaggaggagtacCACAAGTTCTACAAGGCCTTCTCCGGCGACTACCGTGACCCCTTGTACTTCAACCACTTCaaggtggagggagaggtggaTTTCGACTCGATCCTCTTCGTCCCCACCACCGTGGATCCGGCGTCCTTCTCAGACGACAACGCTGTCCCGAACACGAACATCAAGCTGTACGTGCGCCGCGTCTTCATCACGGACGAGTTCCGCGACTTGCTGCCGCGCTACCTGAACTTTGTCAAGGGCATTGTGGACAGCAACGACTTGCCGCTGAACGTGTCGCGTGAGGTGCTGCAAGAGAGCCGTATTCTGCGCGTGATCAAGAAGAAACTTGTGCGCAAGACGCTGAGCATGTTCGCCGACATTGCGGCGCAGGACGAGGCGATCGCGAATGGAAAGCAGGTGGAGAACCCGGCTCCGTCTGGACACACGCACCTCAAGAAGCCGGCCTACAACAAGTTCTGGGAGCTGTATGGCAAGCATCTCCGTCTCGGTGTCATGCTGGACAGCAACAACCGCAATCGCCTCACGAAGCTGTTCCGCTACAAGTCCAGTAGGAATGAAAGCGAGTACATCAGCCTCCAGACCTACGTGGACCGCATGAAGAAAGGCCAGAAGGGCATCTACTACCTCTCCGGCGACTCGGTGGTGCGGATCAAGAAGTCTccggtgctggaggacgcCGTCAACCACGATGTTGAGGTGATCTTCATGACGGACGCCATCGACGAGTACGTTGTGTCGCAGTTGACTGACTTTGCTGGGAAGAAGCTCATCAACCTCGCgaaggagggggtgcagttggaggagagcgacgcgcGGCAGCGAGTGGTGGACAGGAAGCGCAAGGAGAAGTACGATTCCTTCTTCACTCATCTGCGCACGCTCTTCGGGTACTCGGAGGTGCGCAAGGTTGTCTTGACGAAGCGCATGACGAATGAGGCATTCATTGTGTCCTCCGGTGAGAACCAGATCACGGCGCGCCTGGCCAGCATCATGCGTGGCCAGTCAATGTCCCTCGCTAACCAGCAGATGACCGCCGAGCGTGTGTTGGAGGTGAACTACCGCCACCCGCTCGTGGACGAGATGTTCAAGCGCTTCACCGTGAACGAGGATGACGAAGTGGCAACGGACATTGCGTGGGTGCTGTACGATACGGCAAACTTGCAGGCCGAGTTCCCGGTGGCGGACGTGGCGGCCTACTCGAAGCGCATTAACCGTCTgctccgcagcagcgtcgacctGAGCGCGGAcgactcgctgctgccgccggacGACGCCGAGTACACCGTCTCCAACACGGAGActgaggaagaggaggagcagccgAAGGTGTCCGCCAATGCGGACGAGGAAGCTGAAAcaggcggcgaggacgatcTATAA
- a CDS encoding putative U3 small nucleolar ribonucleoprotein protein MPP10 → MPSASTSASSPGKAVAAPKLGGQLRSSKDVLDRLTSSHVDHLLVSRRSGDTVSRESIAALYSLATKLHSPALRFVSNTIETRKERHITTEQVWGQLSMLMRPVLRQLENNVRRAERLYGGGGKGTSAKEARQQSRKTKAPSGEDDDGDRSAHEPSDDAAEKDILSTRTSELGESDLDEEIEALLAKQAAKRKSRKEAKNGGGGGDDSWRYAFGTDNAGEEDDEDDDWDGEDSDHGRSRRRRREEAEEEGDADFEEDERDEAPQDRRARDRNLRAMADAEDGAESEEDLAALRELYGDDFEDDGRGFGEEEDEDPDMEEDIELDDPANEATGEAYNEQDGAYFGKGDILNDEAGDFEEEHGGYGSRAGHGGGEDDDDAGGALEGEGEEMNEELLAALEDPSLSELQKERLREQHMVRKLEEKRLFTTDWSMVGETAASKRPRDALLEVDNLEFEYGMKAVPVVTEAFTAKLEDRIKQRIQDENYDDVKRKTTLSTEADIAHPKYDAALDAQKSKMSLMDLYEKDFLERQRLAEEAAGGPDAPKAEPLTEIEKDELRAIQMWQRLAQHLDALSNFYYTPKPVQQDLDARVRAVENQAPAVVIENVGNFATTRENALAPQDLYRGSSHRFADVGTDELTPKERHALRRSKKEAGKKGKERKEARDKQRADARKRKQESTGEK, encoded by the coding sequence atGCCATCTGCTAGTACCTCCGCTTCATCGCCTGgcaaggcggtggcggcgccaaagctcggcggccagctgCGCTCGTCAAAGGACGTGCTGGATCGACTTACAAGCAGTCACGTGGACCACCTCCTTGTCTCACGCCGAAGCGGGGATACCGTGTCGCGGGAGTCCATCGCCGCGCTGTACTCGCTGGCGACGAAGCTGCACTCACCTGCGTTGCGCTTCGTCTCGAACACCATCGAGACGCGTAAGGAGCGGCACATCACCACGGAGCAGGTGTGGGGCCAGCTGAGCATGCTGATGCGACCAgtgctccgccagctggaGAATAACGTCCGCCGCGCAGAGAGGCTCTACGGGGGTGGCGGCAAGGGCACGTcagcgaaggaggcgcgTCAACAATCCCGCAAGACCAAGGCACCGTCGGGCGAAGACGATGACGGTGACCGTAGCGCACACGAGcccagcgacgacgccgcggagAAGGACATCCTCTCTACCCGCACCTCGGAGCTCGGCGAGAGTGACTTGGATGAGGAGATTGAGGCTCTGCTGGCGAAGCAGGCAGCAAAGCGGAAGTCGCGGAAGGAGGCGAAgaacggtggcggcggtggcgacgatTCATGGCGCTACGCCTTCGGCACGGACAAtgccggcgaggaggacgatgagGACGACGACTGGGACGGGGAGGACTCTGACCACGGCAGgtcgcgccgccgtcgccgcgaggAGGCTGAAGAAGAAGGCGATGCGGATTTCGAAGAGGACGAGCGGGATGAGGCGCCGCAAGACCGGCGCGCGCGGGATCGCAACCTACGGGCTATGGCGGACGCCGAGGATGGCGCAGAGTCCGAGGAGGATCTGGCCGCGCTCCGTGAGCTGTACGGCGACGACTTCGAGGATGACGGGCGCGGCtttggggaggaggaggacgaggaccCGGATATGGAGGAGGACATCGAGCTCGACGATCCGGCCAACGAGGCGACCGGTGAAGCGTACAATGAACAGGACGGGGCGTACTTTGGCAAGGGCGACATCCTGAACGACGAGGCGGGCGACTTCGAAGAGGAGCACGGGGGCTACGGCAGTCGTGCCGGgcacggtggcggtgaggatgacgacgacgctggtggtgcactggagggcgagggggaggagatgaATGAGGAGCTGCTCGCCGCCCTAGAGGATCCAAGCCTGTCtgagctgcagaaggagcgCTTGCGCGAGCAGCATATGGTGCGCaagctggaggagaagcggctgtTTACCACCGACTGGAGCATGGTGGGTGAGACGGCCGCCAGCAAGCGCCcgcgcgacgcgctgctTGAGGTGGACAACCTGGAGTTTGAGTACGGCATGAAGGCGGTCCCAGTCGTAACCGAGGCGTTCACTGCCAAGCTGGAGGACCGCATCAAGCAGCGCATCCAGGACGAAAACTATGACGATGTGAAGCGCAAGACGACCTTGTCAACGGAGGCTGACATTGCCCACCCGAAGTATGACGCTGCCCTCGACGCTCAGAAGTCGAAGATGTCACTGATGGACCTCTACGAAAAAGATTTTCTGGAGAGGCAGCGACTcgctgaggaggcggccgGCGGCCCTGACGCCCCAAAAGCCGAGCCGCTCACGGAGATCGAGAAAGATGAGCTGCGGGCGATTCAGAtgtggcagcggctggcTCAGCACCTCGATGCCCTGAGTAACTTCTACTACACCCCGAAGCCGGTGCAGCAAGACCTcgatgcgcgcgtgcgcgcagtgGAGAACCAGGCACCGGCCGTGGTGATCGAGAATGTGGGCAACTTCGCCACAACGCGCGAGAACGCGCTGGCCCCGCAAGATCTTTACCGCGGTTCTTCGCACCGCTTCGCCGATGTTGGCACTGACGAGCTGACGCCAAAGGAGCGGCACGCCTTACGTCGCTCCAAGAAGGAGGCGGGAAAGAAAGGTAAGGAGCGCAAGGAGGCCCGTGACAAGCAGCGCGCTGATGCGCGCAAGCGAAAGCAGGAGTCGACTGGAGAGAAGTAG